One window from the genome of Xiphophorus hellerii strain 12219 chromosome 16, Xiphophorus_hellerii-4.1, whole genome shotgun sequence encodes:
- the LOC116735527 gene encoding protein NLRC3-like — translation MGNKCCATTRDKEVTKGIRKTDKRNDDSDKEKQGDTSSAAQPTHLEDVKDETQTLMGEALSSQAEQMSFETRDSTENFISLANDTSHELPNPSSSKLVSAEEKATWVDSNMPELIQSVVPVMTIADQILKLKIIHQETYDQIEASSVNQDRMRKLFRALNYPKAKAAFYDILGKIQPETCETEDIIKDVIKNNKEYLRKKCAWELEGTEKDNKEIKLLDQIYTELHIVQGENEHVNKQHEIWEIEDKYRTQATEGIKINCNNIFQSTPEMRAIRTVMTKGIAGIGKTVSVKKFILDWADGKANPDLDFIFMIPFRELNLVKDDEFSLETLVKEFHPVLKNIAVAKNVANYKVLFIFDGLDESQLKLNFQTTKRLTDPTKESSVDILVTNLIREHLLPSALVWITSRPGAVQRIPKEYVYQWTEVRGFDDPQKIQYFRNRVQNTMVAEKIIDHIKNSRSLFIMCHIPIFCWIASKVFEYLLLKMESSREKTTKIPTTLIEMYTHFFCIQIRIAVEKYDKENELEITEIFRLNEDFIFKLGRMAFEKLNKGEIIFSSDDLKSYGIDTKKAGVDCGLCTTIFKEESIFHSKKLYCFVHLTIQEYFAALFVYRSFASKTIDSQSLRDFLLIGSEDELKTILDVHPVDLPLDELMEISIANSTSRKTGELDMFLRFLIGMSLESTQKQLQGLIQQTEDHSEVVEKIRTSITEIDLLDCSPDRCLNLVHCMTELKDDSLYDSVRQFLNPNQYPETQLTPVQCSALADLMLMSATPIEEFDLAKYTTKVKGIFRIVPAVRNCRKARISGADLDLWICETISSALWSPRSPLTELHLVHNTFNDKGITVLIDGLKNSPCKLEALSLSGNGHSMSVAEELASAVTSVISNIRELELSENVLGKSLLPVISEALQCQKLEKLRIRLNRNEIREICNEIGKAFTTNSTNLRELELNYLNFADSELEILSSSLMSTSCALETLRLSHNKFTARGCETLALALSSRPTPLRELDLSYNDLHDSGVEKLCSALTSSHCGLETLRLSFCKVTEDGCSSLAKALMSDCCNLRELDLSFNHLTNQGIKTLTEKQRDSHCSLENLNVDHNEECWVNHKLLRRYACDLTLDENTAGRRITLTQDNKQAHFDQEKQHYPDHPDRFDLQQVLCKEGLTERHYWEVEFHSLADGEVGVAYKSIARSGDSSSEFSLGRNEKSWSWSTDGTFWHNDPTEWILTEFKTRNLGVYLDWPAGILSFFEVSPDELTHLHTVCTTFTEPLYPGFGLTYGSMYIKKIEME, via the exons ATGGGGAACAAGTGCTGTGCCACCACGAGGGATAAGGAAGTGACAAAAGGAATCCGTAAAACTGATAAAAGGAATGACGACTCTGACAAAGAGAAACAAGGAGACACTTCCTCAGCTGCACAGCCAACGCATTTAGAGGACGTGAAAGATGAAACGCAAACATTGATGGGAGAGGCTTTATCTAGTCAAGCAGAACAGATGTCTTTTGAGACAAGGGACTCTACTGAGAACTTTATCAGTTTGGCAAATGATACATCTCATGAACTTCCCAATCCAAG CTCATCCAAACTTGTATCAGCTGAGGAGAAAG caaCTTGGGTGGACAGTAACATGCCGGAGCTTATTCAGAGTGTAGTTCCAGTGATGACCATAGCTGACCAGATTCTCAAGTTGAAGATAATCCACCAGGAGACGTATGACCAAATCGAAGCCTCCTCTGTGAACCAGGATCGAATGAGAAAACTCTTTAGAGCACTTAATTATCCAAAGGCAAAAGCAGCTTTCTACGATATCCTTGGAAAAATTCAACCTGAGACTTGTGAAA CTGAAGATATCATTAAAGACGTcatcaaaaataacaaagaataCTTGAGAAAAAAGTGCGCATGGGAGTTGGAAGGCACCGAAAaagataataaagaaataaaattattggaTCAGATTTATACGGAGCTTCACATTGTTCAAGGAGAAAATGAACATGTCAATAAGCAGCATGAGATTTGGGAGATTGAAGACAAGTATAGAACTCAAGCAACAGAAGGAATTAAGATAAACTGCAACAATATCTTTCAAAGCACACCAGAAATGAGAGCTATTAGAACAGTGATGACCAAGGGGATTGCTGGAATCGGTAAAACTGTGTCTGTAAAAAAATTCATTCTTGACTGGGCAGACGGAAAAGCAAATCCAGACCTGGACTTCATCTTCATGATTCCATTCAGGGAGCTTAATTTGGTCAAAGACGATGAGTTCAGCCTTGAGACTCTTGTTAAAGAATTTCATCCTGTACTCAAGAACATAGCAGTtgctaaaaatgttgctaattacaaagttttgttcatttttgatgGCCTTGATGAAAGTCAGCTTAAACTGAACTTTCAAACAACTAAAAGATTGACAGACCCAACAAAGGAATCATCTGTAGACATCCTGGTGACTAATCTCATTAGGGAACATCTTCTGCCCTCTGCGCTTGTCTGGATAACTTCAAGACCAGGAGCTGTTCAGCGCATCCCCAAAGAATATGTCTATCAATGGACAGAAGTCAGAGGTTTCGATGATCCACAGAAAATACAGTACTTCAGGAATAGAGTTCAGAACACAATGGTCgctgaaaaaataattgatcaTATTAAGAACTCACGGAGCTTATTTATCATGTGTCACATACCCATCTTCTGTTGGATTGCCTCAAAGGTTTTTGAGTActtgcttttaaaaatggaaagcaGTCGAGAGAAAACCACTAAGATACCCACAACTCTTATTGAAATGTACACACACTTCTTTTGTATTCAGATAAGGATCGCTGTTGAGAAATACGACAAGGAAAACGAGTTAGAGATCACTGAAATCTTCAGATTGAATGAAGATTTCATCTTCAAACTGGGCAGAATGGCAtttgaaaaactgaacaaaGGGGAAATTATATTCAGCAGTGATGATCTAAAAAGTTATGGCATTGACACAAAGAAAGCTGGAGTCGACTGTGGGTTGTGTACCACAATATTCAAGGAAGAGAGCATCTTTCACTCAAAGAAGCTTTACTGCTTTGTGCATTTGACAATTCAGGAGTACTTTGCTGCTCTCTTTGTGTACAGGAGTTTTGCAAGTAAAACAATTGACTCTCAAAGCCTCAGAGATTTCCTTCTGATAGGATCTGAGGACGAGCTGAAGACAATCTTGGATGTTCACCCAGTTGATCTCCCTTTGGATGAGCTAATGGAAATTTCAATAGCTAATTCAACTTCGAGAAAGACAGGAGAACTGGACATGTTTCTTAGGTTCCTCATTGGCATGTCCTTAGAGTCGACACAAAAGCAGCTTCAAGGGCTCATTCAGCAAACAGAGGACCACTCTGAAGTTGTTGAGAAGATCAGGACAAGTATAACAGAAATTGATCTTTTGGACTGCTCTCCAGACAGGTGTTTGAACCTTGTTCACTGTATGACTGAACTGAAAGATGATTCCCTGTACGACAGCGTGAGACAGTTTCTGAATCCAAATCAGTACCCAGAAACACAGCTCACCCCTGTTCAGTGTTCAGCTTTGGCTGACTTAATGCTAATGTCAGCTACACCTATTGAGGAATTTGACCTGGCGAAATACACAACAAAAGTAAAGGGCATTTTCAGGATTGTCCCAGCTGTGAGAAACTGTAGAAAGGCCAG AATATCAGGTGCAGATCTTGACCTCTGGATTTGTGAAACTATTTCTTCGGCTCTGTGGAGTCCACGCTCTCCACTAACTGAACTACATCTTGTACATAATACTTTTAATGATAAAGGTATTACTGTACTGATTGATGGACTGAAAAACTCTCCATGTAAACTGGAGGCTCTCAG TCTTTCAGGAAACGGACACTCAATGTCAGTGGCAGAAGAGTTGGCCTCGGCTGTAACATCAGTAATCTCCAACATAAGAGAACTGGAACTGAGTGAAAACGTGCTGGGAAAATCACTACTGCCGGTGATCTCTGAGGCGCTTCAGTGCCAGAAATTGGAGAAGCTCAG GATAAGGCTGAACAGAAATGAGATTAGAGAAATCTGCAATGAGATAGGGAAGGCATTCACAACCAACTCGACAAATCTGAGAGAACTAGAACTGAATTACCTCAATTTTGCCGACTCAGAACTTGAGATCCTATCATCGTCATTGATGAGCACAAGCTGTGCACTGGAGACCCTGAG ACTCAGTCACAACAAGTTTACTGCGAGAGGTTGTGAGACCCTGGCTTTGGCACTCAGTTCCAGACCTACACCTTTAAGAGAGCTGGACTTGAGCTACAATGACCTGCATGATTCTGGAGTAGAGAAACTCTGTAGCGCACTGACAAGTTCACATTGTGGTTTAGAGACATTAAG GCTGTCTTTCTGTAAAGTGACAGAAGATGGATGTTCCTCCCTGGCAAAGGCTCTGATGTCTGACTGCTGCAACCTCAGGGAGTTGGACCTAAGCTTTAATCACCTGACAAATCAAGGAATCAAAACCCTGACTGAGAAACAAAGagattcacactgcagcctAGAAAATCTTAA TGTGGACCATAATGAAGAATGCTGGGTTAACCATAAACTACTGCGAAGAT ATGCCTGTGATCTGACGCTGGATGAAAACACTGCAGGGCGAAGAATCACTTTGACGCAAGACAATAAACAAGCACATTTTGATCAAGAGAAGCAACattatcctgatcatccagacagatttgatttgCAACAGGTTCTTTGTAAAGAGGGTCTGACAGAGCGCCATTACTGGGAGGTTGAGTTTCACAGTTTGGCAGACGGTGAGGTGGGAGTGGCATACAAAAGTATCGCCCGGAGTGGAGACAGTAGTAGTGAGTTTTCTTTAGGAAGGAATGAGAAATCTTGGTCCTGGTCCACAGATGGAACTTTTTGGCACAATGATCCCACTGAATGGATTTTGACTGAGTTTAAAACACGGAACCTTGGAGTGTATTTGGACTGGCCAGCAGGTATTTTGTCCTTCTTTGAAGTGTCTCCAGATGAATTGACTCACCTGCACACAGTATGCACAACTTTTACTGAACCACTCTATCCTGGTTTTGGTTTAACTTACGGATCgatgtacataaaaaaaatagaaatggagTAA